In Chanodichthys erythropterus isolate Z2021 chromosome 7, ASM2448905v1, whole genome shotgun sequence, a genomic segment contains:
- the LOC137022881 gene encoding general transcription factor II-I repeat domain-containing protein 2-like translates to MSVAKKRKVDSECRVFKEEWTAKYFFTSIGQKAVCLICQESIAVFKDYNISRHFSSKHSNYAANLSSAEKANKALKLATNLKAQQNTFTKQCSIQESVTKASYVLAHKIAKHSKPFSDGEFVKDCMVETADILCPGSKSQFEKISLSRRTITRRIEVISEELLSELKKKADSFSLFSVALDESTDIRDTAQLLIFVRGINENFEITEELLGMESMMGTTRGVDLYDSVSVCLEKNNLPWTKLTSVTTDGSPNLTGKNTGLLKRLQDKVKDESPNSEELIFLHCIIHQEALCKSVLKLEKVVKVVVKLVNFIRARALNHRQFIQLLNETEAEHHDLLYHSNVRWLSLGSVFHRVWELKGEIATFLDAVGKTGDFPELQDTDWLADLAFGVDTLRHLNDLNLRLQGKDVFVHELYSNVKAFKAKLVLFSRQISSRDFAHFPTLAGLSTPVTQSRIERYSSTLIDLHAEFSRRFADFAKIETELELVSCPLSFDSEKAPPDTQLELIDIQCDSTLKEKFQTSPVNQFYASLDEKIPKHKKACTKNACFIWIHICV, encoded by the coding sequence atgagtgtggcgaaaaaaagaaaagtggaCTCCGAATGTCGGGTGTTCAAGGAAGAATGGACAGCAAAATACTTCTTCACCAGTATCGGACAGAAGGCGGTATGTCTAATATGCCAAGAAAGTATTGCAGTTTTTAAAGACTACAACATCAGTCGTCATTTTTCAAGCAAGCATTCGAATTATGCAGCCAACCTGTCATCTGCAGAAAAGGCGAACAAAGCTTTAAAACTCGCCACAAACTTAAAAGCCCAgcaaaatacatttacaaaacagTGCTCCATTCAAGAATCTGTAACGAAAGCTAGTTATGTACTGGCACACAAAATTGCAAAGCACAGCAAGCCTTTTTCGGATGGGGAATTTGTGAAAGACTGTATGGTGGAGACTGCTGACATACTTTGTCCTGGTTCTAAAAGTCAGTTTGAGAAAATTAGCTTATCGCGGAGAACAATTACCAGGCGCATAGAAGTGATTTCCGAGGAGCTGCTCTcggaactaaaaaaaaaagcagacagCTTCAGTCTTTTTTCTGTCGCACTTGATGAAAGTACTGACATCAGAGACACTgctcaacttttgatttttgtcaGAGGAATAAACGAAAATTTCGAAATAACAGAGGAACTCCTCGGGATGGAATCAATGATGGGAACGACCAGGGGCGTTGATTTGTATGACAGTGTGTCCGTctgcttggaaaaaaataacCTGCCGTGGACAAAGCTGACAAGCGTCACAACAGATGGATCGCCAAATTTAACGGGCAAAAACACTGGACTGCTAAAAAGGTTACAAGACAAAGTAAAAGACGAAAGCCCGAACTCGGAAGAATTAATATTTCTTCACTGTATTATACATCAGGAAGCCTTGTGTAAAAGTGTGTTGAAGCTAGAAAAAGTTGTCAAAGTGGTTGTGAAGCTTGTCAACTTTATACGGGCAAGAGCGCTTAACCATCGGCAGTTTATTCAGCTCCTTAACGAAACGGAGGCAGAGCACCATGACCTCTTGTACCATTCAAATGTGCGCTGGCTAAGTCTCGGCAGTGTGTTTCACCGTGTCTGGGAACTTAAAGGAGAGATAGCAACGTTCCTCGATGCGGTTGGTAAAACTGGCGACTTCCCCGAATTACAAGACACAGACTGGCTGGCTGACCTCGCGTTCGGTGTGGACACACTGAGGCATCTGAACGATCTCAATTTGAGACTTCAGGGAAAGGACGTTTTTGTGCACGAACTGTACAGCAACGTAAAAGCGTTCAAGGCCAAACTTGTATTGTTCTCCAGACAGATATCCAGCCGAGATTTTGCTCATTTTCCTACACTGGCCGGACTAAGCACACCAGTAACACAGTCTCGCATTGAGAGGTACAGCAGCACTTTGATCGACCTGCATGCAGAATTTTCCCGACGCTTCGCAGACTTTGCAAAAATTGAGACTGAACTTGAACTTGTTTCATGCCCCCTATCTTTTGACAGTGAAAAAGCACCACCAGACACACAACTGGAACTCATCGACATCCAGTGTGACAGTACTTTGAAGGAGAAGTTTCAGACATCACCAGTTAACCAGTTTTATGCCTCACTGGATGAAAAAATTCCCAAACATAAAAAAGCTTGCACAAAGAATGCTTGTTTTATTTGGATCCACATATGTGTGTGA